Below is a window of Myxococcus guangdongensis DNA.
CGGCACTCCTCCAGCGCGGCCATGGTGGCGTCGAGCTGGTCCAGGTCGTCGATGAGGTCCCCCGTCATCACCTGGAGGTCCACCTTGGCCTCGTTCATCGCGGCCACGGTGTCGCGCAGGTACTGGGTGTCGATGAACGTGCCCACGTGCACGTCGGTGATCTGCCCGATGCGGAAGCCGTCCAGCGCCGCGGGCAGTCCAGGCAGGCGCACCTCCACCGACTCCACCTTGAAGCCCATGGAGCCGCTGGCGAGGCCCGCCGTGCTGGTCCCCACCGCGAGCAGCGGCACCGCGCGCCCCGCGTTCGTCAGCAGGTTGCGCCGGCTCATCCGCGCGGACGTCAGCGACTCCAGGGCGCTGGCCTGCGTGGAGTGGGGGGCCGGCGTTCCGCTGGGGGCGGACTCCGGGACGGACACGGGGGGAGGGGCCTGGGGGACCTGACCCTGGGTCGTCATGACGTCAGGGGAGGTCTTCGCCTGGGCGCGGCGGTCCAGCCACCGGCGCAGCAGGGCCAGGGGGCCGCCGACGAGGAAGATGATGATGGCGGAGATGGACCAGCCCGTGGCGACGATGCGCAGCAGGGCGGGGACCTCGGCGTTGCGGCCGGCGATGGCGGGCACCAGCCAGACGGCCAGCGACAACGCCGAGCCGCCGAGCAGCACCCACCGG
It encodes the following:
- a CDS encoding metallophosphoesterase, producing MVRPLLLLLVYVVAWTVLKSFWPAMARGWRRWVLLGGSALSLAVWLVPAIAGRNAEVPALLRIVATGWSISAIIIFLVGGPLALLRRWLDRRAQAKTSPDVMTTQGQVPQAPPPVSVPESAPSGTPAPHSTQASALESLTSARMSRRNLLTNAGRAVPLLAVGTSTAGLASGSMGFKVESVEVRLPGLPAALDGFRIGQITDVHVGTFIDTQYLRDTVAAMNEAKVDLQVMTGDLIDDLDQLDATMAALEECRAPHGMLAVLGNHEHWRGLDEVVEAYAKSQSRGGPVRLLVDESHTFEHGGQRVRVVGVDYPMSGRSHRVKAARMKQSAEQAFQGVSPDEVVLCLTHHPDFFDHAAERGARLTLAGHTHGGQVAFFGMPAFFFAFQYMLGRYRRGDHQLYVSGGTGHWLPFRLGVPPEVTVLTLRSA